Proteins encoded by one window of Clostridium perfringens:
- the rd gene encoding rubredoxin, whose translation MKKFICDVCGYIYDPAVGDPDNGVEPGTEFKDIPDDWVCPLCGVDKSQFSETE comes from the coding sequence ATGAAAAAATTTATATGTGATGTTTGTGGATACATTTATGATCCAGCTGTAGGAGATCCTGATAATGGTGTGGAACCTGGAACTGAATTTAAGGATATACCTGATGATTGGGTTTGCCCTCTTTGTGGAGTAGATAAATCTCAATTCTCTGAAACTGAATAA
- a CDS encoding Crp/Fnr family transcriptional regulator — translation MIRLCNCASDKGPCARNIAIFSSLSDEELFKIVHMTEHKEFDENDTLCREGEISDKLFLIREGEVKICKITKEGKEQIVYLLSKGDFFGENNLFVNSNISNFSAYAITSGKMCVLNKKSLDKILLENPEISIKIIEEMANRINLAENLAQNLATKDVEVRIASVLVEFMNRYGIEKEEGIYVKLPLNREQMANYCGVTRETVSRKLSKFDKTGIINLHGNKAIIIKDIEALLDLAE, via the coding sequence GTGATTAGATTATGTAATTGTGCATCAGATAAAGGACCATGTGCTAGGAATATAGCTATTTTCTCATCATTATCAGATGAGGAACTATTCAAAATAGTCCATATGACAGAACATAAGGAATTTGATGAAAATGATACATTATGTAGGGAAGGTGAAATATCAGACAAGCTTTTTTTAATTAGAGAGGGAGAAGTGAAAATATGTAAAATTACTAAAGAAGGAAAAGAACAAATAGTATATCTATTATCCAAAGGAGATTTCTTTGGAGAAAATAATCTTTTTGTTAATAGTAATATTAGTAATTTTTCAGCTTATGCAATAACTTCAGGTAAGATGTGTGTATTAAATAAAAAAAGTTTAGATAAAATACTTTTAGAAAATCCAGAAATATCAATAAAAATAATAGAAGAGATGGCTAATAGAATAAACTTAGCAGAGAATTTAGCACAAAATTTAGCAACTAAGGATGTAGAAGTGAGAATAGCATCAGTGTTGGTAGAATTTATGAATAGATATGGAATTGAAAAGGAAGAAGGAATATATGTAAAGTTACCACTTAATAGAGAACAAATGGCAAACTACTGTGGTGTTACTAGAGAAACTGTAAGTAGGAAACTATCTAAATTTGATAAAACAGGAATAATAAATTTACATGGAAATAAGGCAATTATAATTAAGGATATAGAAGCTTTATTAGATTTAGCAGAGTAA
- a CDS encoding FAD-binding oxidoreductase, which produces MENVWNGFRQLEIFKIEEEAKDIKSFYLRATDGKPLKEYKCGQFLPLKIETDDEVIKKEMRRYSLSGDPKKNYYRLTIKRVPNGKVSGYFHESINVGDTILAMPPFGNFTLTEDSNKPLVLLSGGIGITPILSMLYGAKEQSRDVYFVEAVLNSDNLALNSDVQGIKKVKNFKEIKIFSEPLESDIKGKDFDEEGFITKEWIKNNLPLNGEFFFCGPTLFMKSIRNSLKDLGVKEDNINFEFFGKEEF; this is translated from the coding sequence ATGGAAAATGTTTGGAATGGATTTAGACAATTAGAAATATTTAAAATAGAAGAAGAGGCAAAGGATATAAAATCATTTTACCTAAGAGCTACTGATGGTAAACCATTAAAAGAATATAAATGTGGTCAATTTTTACCTCTTAAAATAGAAACTGATGATGAAGTTATAAAAAAAGAAATGAGAAGATATAGTTTATCAGGTGATCCCAAAAAGAATTATTATAGATTAACAATAAAAAGGGTGCCTAATGGAAAGGTAAGTGGATATTTTCATGAATCTATTAATGTAGGTGATACAATATTAGCAATGCCTCCATTTGGGAATTTTACATTAACAGAAGATAGTAATAAGCCTTTAGTTTTACTATCAGGAGGTATAGGAATAACACCTATTTTATCAATGCTATATGGAGCTAAGGAACAAAGCAGAGATGTATACTTTGTGGAAGCTGTATTAAACTCAGATAATCTAGCTTTAAATTCAGATGTTCAAGGAATTAAAAAAGTAAAGAATTTTAAGGAAATAAAGATATTTAGTGAGCCATTAGAAAGTGATATAAAAGGTAAAGATTTTGATGAAGAGGGATTTATAACAAAAGAATGGATAAAAAATAACTTGCCTTTAAATGGAGAATTTTTCTTTTGTGGTCCAACTTTATTTATGAAAAGTATAAGAAATAGTTTAAAAGATTTAGGCGTTAAAGAAGATAATATTAATTTTGAATTCTTTGGAAAAGAAGAGTTTTAA
- the rd gene encoding rubredoxin, which produces MEKFVCDVCGYIYDPVVGDPDNGVAPGTKFKDIPDTWVCPLCKLDKTHFSKVE; this is translated from the coding sequence ATGGAAAAATTTGTATGTGATGTTTGCGGATATATTTATGATCCAGTTGTAGGAGATCCTGATAATGGTGTGGCTCCTGGTACCAAATTTAAAGATATTCCAGATACTTGGGTATGTCCACTTTGTAAACTAGATAAAACTCATTTTTCTAAAGTTGAATAA
- a CDS encoding Crp/Fnr family transcriptional regulator, which yields MEKTCTCGPCKEPCAKNISIFSTLSTEELLKIVNMTEHKSFKENDVLCREGEKSDKLFLIREGRVKICKITKEGKEQIVYVLSKGDFFGENNLFTSNNISNFSAYAITDAKLCILKKENLEKILIKNPEISLKIIQEMADRINSAENLAQTLATRDVEARLATVLIEFMNKYGQKKEEGIYINLPLNREQIANYCGITRETVSRRLSKFDKLGIIKLQGNKGLIIKDKEALFSLAE from the coding sequence ATGGAAAAAACATGTACATGTGGACCATGTAAAGAACCTTGTGCTAAAAATATATCTATTTTTTCAACATTATCCACTGAGGAGTTGTTGAAAATAGTTAATATGACTGAACATAAAAGTTTTAAAGAAAATGATGTTTTATGTAGAGAAGGGGAAAAATCAGATAAGCTTTTCTTAATTAGAGAAGGCAGGGTAAAGATATGCAAAATAACTAAAGAGGGAAAAGAACAGATAGTTTACGTATTATCTAAAGGTGATTTCTTTGGAGAAAATAATCTTTTTACTAGTAATAATATTAGCAACTTTTCAGCTTATGCAATAACAGATGCAAAGTTATGTATTTTAAAAAAGGAGAATTTAGAAAAAATACTCATAAAAAATCCAGAGATATCATTAAAAATAATACAAGAGATGGCAGATAGAATAAATTCTGCTGAAAATTTAGCACAAACATTAGCTACTAGAGATGTGGAAGCAAGATTAGCCACTGTATTAATAGAATTTATGAATAAGTATGGTCAAAAAAAGGAAGAAGGAATATACATAAATTTACCTCTTAATAGAGAACAAATAGCAAATTACTGTGGTATAACAAGAGAAACTGTAAGTAGAAGACTTTCAAAATTTGATAAATTAGGAATAATAAAATTACAGGGAAATAAAGGGCTTATTATTAAGGATAAAGAAGCTTTATTTAGTTTAGCTGAATAG
- the ric gene encoding iron-sulfur cluster repair di-iron protein: MEKLIRKDYSLGEVVTVYPAVVKKFNDMELDYCCGGNKSLELALKEKGVDVDKFVEDLNKEFKEFKFENSQYVDWREKSSEELISHIVETHHGETFRLLKEIDPLMVKVFRVHFSHDPELLMKVHSLFGKLKCELEEHLLKEENILFPLMIKYDKAKNEKEKKEIEEDIRIIVNEHEAAGDILKELAEVTDDYKVPEWGCISFKLLYDYLHDLEKDLFIHIHKENNILFPRY; this comes from the coding sequence ATGGAAAAATTAATTAGAAAAGACTATAGTTTAGGAGAAGTTGTTACTGTTTACCCAGCAGTTGTTAAGAAATTTAATGATATGGAATTAGATTATTGTTGTGGTGGAAATAAGAGCTTAGAATTAGCACTTAAAGAAAAAGGTGTTGATGTTGATAAATTTGTTGAAGATTTAAATAAAGAATTCAAAGAGTTTAAATTTGAAAATTCTCAATATGTAGATTGGAGAGAAAAATCTTCAGAAGAGTTAATAAGTCATATAGTTGAAACTCATCATGGAGAGACTTTTAGATTATTAAAAGAAATAGATCCATTGATGGTTAAGGTATTTAGAGTGCATTTTTCACATGATCCAGAACTTTTAATGAAAGTTCATAGCCTTTTTGGAAAGCTAAAATGTGAATTAGAAGAACATTTACTTAAAGAAGAAAATATTTTATTCCCACTAATGATTAAGTATGATAAAGCAAAGAATGAAAAAGAAAAGAAAGAAATAGAAGAAGATATAAGAATCATAGTTAATGAACATGAAGCTGCTGGTGACATATTAAAAGAATTAGCAGAAGTAACTGATGATTATAAAGTTCCAGAGTGGGGATGCATAAGTTTTAAACTACTATATGATTATTTACACGACTTAGAAAAAGATTTATTCATACATATTCATAAAGAAAATAATATATTATTCCCAAGATATTAA
- a CDS encoding DUF438 domain-containing protein, producing MENKKVVLKDGQAKVIDSERINMLTDFLRRINKEGITKELREEGLDIVKSIDPLELSIAEQNLIDDGMEPSELRHLCDIHMEILKDELEKLKSNISRGHVLDTLVEEHTKILGLLEELEIVTSKIVKMDKYNKENAEFSKALEIVQGILDAELHHKREEDVLFPELEKREITGPTRIMRLEHDQLREKKRRLKELIKVVEYLDFEDFKDNLQSLSKEICFELKDHIFKENYILYPTALEAIKDEKLWESMREKCDDIGYCPFTPKECIKK from the coding sequence ATGGAAAATAAAAAAGTAGTATTAAAAGATGGACAAGCAAAGGTTATTGATTCTGAAAGAATAAACATGTTAACTGACTTTTTAAGAAGAATAAATAAAGAAGGTATAACTAAAGAATTAAGAGAAGAAGGATTAGATATAGTAAAGTCAATTGATCCATTAGAATTATCAATTGCAGAACAAAACTTAATAGATGATGGAATGGAACCTAGTGAGTTAAGACATTTATGCGATATACATATGGAAATACTTAAGGATGAACTTGAAAAGTTAAAGAGCAATATATCAAGGGGACATGTCTTAGATACTTTAGTTGAAGAGCATACAAAAATATTAGGATTATTAGAAGAACTTGAAATAGTTACTAGTAAAATAGTAAAAATGGATAAATATAATAAAGAAAATGCAGAATTTTCAAAGGCTTTAGAAATAGTACAAGGTATTTTAGATGCAGAGCTTCATCATAAAAGAGAAGAAGATGTATTATTTCCAGAGTTAGAAAAGAGAGAGATTACTGGTCCAACAAGAATAATGAGATTAGAACATGATCAATTAAGAGAGAAAAAGAGAAGATTAAAAGAATTAATAAAAGTAGTTGAATATCTTGATTTTGAAGACTTTAAAGATAATCTTCAATCTTTATCTAAAGAAATTTGTTTTGAACTTAAGGATCATATATTTAAAGAAAATTATATTTTATATCCAACAGCTTTAGAGGCTATAAAAGATGAAAAACTTTGGGAGAGTATGAGAGAAAAATGTGATGACATAGGATATTGTCCATTTACTCCAAAAGAATGTATAAAAAAATAG